The following are from one region of the Dreissena polymorpha isolate Duluth1 chromosome 2, UMN_Dpol_1.0, whole genome shotgun sequence genome:
- the LOC127870324 gene encoding phospholipase A and acyltransferase 1-like has product MDESEDESFLEKLLQPAFRLVRAVKRMNEAFVHEDSFLRVAANSKAKKNNSKDSDCKPLLAKEIVKRAKESICQAGYNLLLNNCEHFATYCRYGKAESEQARPFEGVAAVVTSKYLWRHPLLYMWDLATGN; this is encoded by the exons ATGGACGAAAGCGAAGACGAAAGCTTTCTAGAGAAACTCTTGCAACCCGCTTTTCGGTTGGTCCGCGCCGTCAAAAGAATGAACGAAGCATTCGTTCATGAGGACTCTTTCCTGAGAGTAGCTGCCAATTCAAAAGCGAAGAAAAACAACTCAAAAGATTCTGATTGCAA ACCTTTACTAGCAAAAGAAATCGTAAAAAGGGCCAAAGAAAGCATTTGCCAGGCTGGCTACAACCTTCTTCTTAACAACTGTGAGCACTTCGCAACGTACTGTAGATATGGAAAGGCAGAAAGCGAACAG GCGCGACCTTTCGAAGGAGTCGCTGCTGTTGTTACCAGCAAATATTTGTGGAGGCATCCATTGCTGTACATGTGGGACTTGGCAACCGGAAATTAA